In methanogenic archaeon ISO4-H5, the following are encoded in one genomic region:
- a CDS encoding dihydroorotase PyrC: protein MYIDGQLTYSEVGITDGKIAEVGKRVAGGEERIDLGTSMTVLPGFMDPHVHLRDPGLTHKEDFPTGTSAAVCGGVTCVLDMPNTKPPVTNVETLLDKKRVVKGRAFADYGLFAALTPNCPVGLLSKHVPAFKMFMGSTTGNILMNDDEEIAPLMDEIASTGKVLSVHAEDDNFIEHNVQENCCQDHLRNRPVEAEFSALRRLAPYKDRVKINICHCTNAEQVRRASELGFTTEVTMHHLTFDALSNTTSFYKTNPPVRDAATRDGLYRAFLEGKITMFGTDHAPHTYEEKTQEFDSAPGGIPGVETCMPMVMEKVRTAEIPMSLAVRMGAEAPCDRFSVKKGRIAAGYDADFAIFDMRNVTQIDLRKLHSKAGFNPYQGMRAVFPDTVIIRGQVQVSEGELCGEPIGRDICG, encoded by the coding sequence ATGTACATCGACGGTCAGCTGACTTACTCGGAGGTAGGCATCACCGACGGGAAGATCGCGGAGGTCGGTAAGCGTGTGGCCGGCGGAGAGGAACGCATCGATCTGGGCACCAGCATGACCGTACTGCCAGGATTCATGGATCCCCACGTACATCTGCGCGATCCGGGACTGACCCACAAGGAGGACTTCCCTACGGGAACCTCCGCCGCCGTGTGCGGGGGAGTGACATGTGTATTGGATATGCCGAATACCAAGCCTCCCGTGACGAATGTGGAGACTCTCCTTGACAAGAAAAGAGTGGTCAAGGGAAGGGCATTCGCCGACTATGGCCTGTTCGCCGCCCTCACTCCCAATTGTCCCGTCGGACTCCTTTCCAAACATGTGCCAGCATTCAAGATGTTCATGGGTTCCACTACCGGCAACATCCTCATGAACGACGATGAGGAGATTGCTCCCCTTATGGATGAGATTGCCTCCACCGGCAAGGTCCTGAGCGTCCATGCCGAGGATGACAACTTCATAGAGCACAATGTGCAGGAGAACTGCTGTCAGGATCATCTCCGCAACCGTCCTGTGGAAGCGGAGTTCTCCGCCCTGCGCAGGCTCGCACCTTACAAGGACAGGGTGAAGATCAACATCTGCCACTGTACCAATGCGGAACAGGTTAGGAGGGCCTCCGAGCTGGGATTCACCACCGAGGTCACCATGCACCATCTGACCTTCGATGCCCTTTCCAACACTACCTCGTTCTACAAGACCAACCCTCCCGTAAGGGATGCCGCCACCCGTGACGGACTCTACCGCGCATTCCTCGAAGGGAAGATAACGATGTTCGGAACCGACCACGCCCCGCACACCTACGAGGAGAAGACCCAGGAGTTCGATTCCGCACCTGGAGGAATCCCCGGGGTAGAGACCTGTATGCCCATGGTGATGGAGAAGGTCAGGACCGCCGAGATCCCCATGTCCTTGGCTGTGCGCATGGGTGCCGAAGCACCCTGCGACAGATTCTCCGTGAAGAAAGGAAGGATCGCGGCCGGATACGATGCCGATTTCGCCATCTTCGACATGAGGAACGTAACGCAGATCGATTTGAGGAAGCTTCATTCGAAGGCGGGTTTCAACCCATATCAGGGAATGCGTGCGGTTTTCCCCGACACCGTTATAATCAGGGGCCAGGTACAGGTCAGCGAAGGCGAGCTGTGCGGCGAGCCCATAGGCAGGGATATCTGTGGCTAA
- a CDS encoding ribosomal protein L37e Rpl37e, which produces MGAGTAAQGRHNKHKTHIPCRRCGKRSYSVRKGICASCGYGKTARIRTYTWAKVHE; this is translated from the coding sequence ATGGGAGCAGGAACAGCAGCACAGGGAAGGCACAACAAACACAAGACCCACATTCCCTGCCGCAGGTGCGGAAAGCGTTCTTACAGCGTCAGGAAGGGCATTTGCGCTTCCTGCGGATACGGCAAGACCGCAAGGATCAGAACCTACACCTGGGCAAAAGTCCACGAGTGA
- a CDS encoding amidophosphoribosyltransferase PurF → MSGPRHYCGVVGITAGRNVVAGLQKALMIIQHRGQDSAGISVFDGNSISTVKDAGLVQTALPKERIENLNGNVGIGHVRYATTGGKGSMNAQPMIMTTAFGMIALAHNGDLTNYEKLKTAYMAKGAAFQTDSDTELIINLISRRMGQDQDPVKAIKAVMSEIEGAYALSLMINGRLFGIRDPLGIRPLCIGKLDDGYMICSESSAVYALGGELVRDVAPGEIVELTKDIVKSYAPNSRIPYAHCYFEWVYFARPDSVIDGREVYEVRKNVGRVLAREHPADVDLVMPIPDSGRAHAIGFAIESGLPYEEGFMKNRFAERTFILPDQAAREKAVSSKMIPIKSTVNGKRILIIDDSIVRGTTLKRLVTMLRDAGATEVHVRIGSPPIIAPCFYGIDMKNREQFIANKHTVDEIREIIGADSLGYISIEGLVEAIGKPVSDLCLACVNGKYPTKIEGEEHRYQTKLTDIL, encoded by the coding sequence ATGTCGGGCCCGAGGCACTACTGCGGTGTGGTCGGTATCACTGCCGGCCGCAACGTGGTCGCAGGACTTCAGAAGGCCCTGATGATTATCCAGCACCGCGGACAGGACAGTGCAGGCATCTCGGTTTTCGATGGTAATTCGATATCTACCGTCAAGGATGCCGGCCTGGTCCAGACCGCTCTTCCCAAAGAGCGGATTGAAAACCTCAACGGAAACGTCGGAATCGGACACGTACGTTATGCCACCACCGGCGGAAAGGGCAGTATGAACGCCCAGCCGATGATCATGACCACCGCCTTCGGAATGATCGCGCTGGCACATAACGGCGACCTCACCAATTACGAGAAACTGAAGACCGCTTACATGGCAAAAGGTGCGGCTTTCCAGACCGACTCCGACACAGAACTTATCATCAACCTTATCAGCCGCCGCATGGGACAGGACCAGGATCCGGTCAAGGCCATCAAGGCGGTAATGTCTGAGATTGAGGGAGCTTATGCACTTTCCCTCATGATCAACGGCAGGCTCTTCGGTATCAGGGATCCCTTGGGAATCAGGCCCCTGTGCATCGGAAAGCTGGACGACGGATACATGATCTGTTCCGAATCCTCCGCCGTATATGCGCTCGGAGGAGAGCTCGTCAGGGATGTCGCTCCCGGCGAGATCGTGGAACTCACCAAGGATATCGTCAAATCCTACGCACCCAACAGCCGCATTCCCTACGCCCACTGCTACTTCGAGTGGGTCTACTTCGCCAGGCCCGATTCCGTCATCGACGGCCGTGAGGTCTACGAGGTCAGGAAGAACGTCGGAAGGGTCCTCGCCCGCGAGCATCCCGCCGACGTCGACCTCGTGATGCCCATCCCCGACTCGGGACGTGCCCATGCCATCGGATTCGCCATTGAGTCCGGCCTTCCTTACGAAGAAGGATTCATGAAGAACAGGTTCGCAGAGAGGACCTTCATCCTTCCCGACCAGGCGGCCAGGGAGAAAGCGGTCTCTTCCAAGATGATCCCCATCAAGAGTACTGTGAACGGTAAGAGGATTCTCATCATCGATGACAGTATCGTCAGGGGAACCACCCTCAAGAGGCTGGTCACCATGCTCAGGGATGCCGGAGCAACCGAAGTTCATGTGCGCATCGGAAGCCCGCCCATCATCGCCCCCTGTTTCTACGGTATCGACATGAAGAACAGGGAGCAGTTCATCGCCAACAAACACACCGTGGACGAGATCAGGGAGATCATCGGTGCCGACAGTCTCGGATACATCAGCATCGAAGGGCTCGTGGAGGCCATCGGCAAGCCCGTCTCCGACCTGTGCCTCGCCTGCGTCAACGGCAAGTACCCTACCAAGATCGAGGGAGAGGAACACCGCTACCAGACCAAACTCACCGACATCCTGTGA
- a CDS encoding Na+-dependent transporter SNF family, translating to MSERGLFNGKTGFIIATAASAVGLGNIWRFPTEAAKHGGGSFVLIYIVIVILFGLTMMVTEIAIGRKTRRSPIEAYGSLDKRFRIIGMLSSWVPAIILPYYCVIGGWLLGYLFGYSAGFDLSDGATVFSDFVSSYECIVTFAAFAIIVAVIIYLGVSKGIERFSIIFMPIFLVLLVGLTIYVLTLPGAGDGVAYYFEFRLSDVDGQTFIAALGQAFFSLSIAMGILITYGSYMSSEENIERCSLTIIIIDTAVAIVAGLMIIPMAYTSMGGDISGGAGLVFITLPHIFGGMGMGRVVAILFFVMISFAAITSAVSVLEAVASTVMDSHKISRNRAVTLVMIPTFAAGVLIALGYGPLDFIQIAGKNLLDIFDYVSNTIMMPVVAFLMCIFVGHVIGTKVVTDEIEKNGEFKTKTLYVFFIKWICPILVALILAGSFIKF from the coding sequence ATGTCCGAGCGCGGCCTATTCAACGGTAAGACGGGATTCATCATAGCCACCGCCGCATCCGCAGTGGGATTGGGAAACATCTGGAGATTCCCTACCGAGGCCGCCAAGCACGGAGGCGGATCCTTCGTCCTCATTTACATCGTGATCGTCATCCTGTTCGGACTGACCATGATGGTCACCGAGATCGCCATCGGAAGGAAGACCAGGAGAAGCCCCATCGAGGCGTACGGTTCGCTGGACAAGAGGTTCAGGATCATCGGTATGCTGAGTTCGTGGGTGCCCGCCATCATCCTGCCGTATTACTGCGTCATCGGCGGCTGGCTGCTCGGATATCTCTTCGGTTACAGCGCCGGTTTCGATCTCTCGGACGGAGCCACCGTCTTCAGTGATTTCGTCAGCTCATACGAGTGCATCGTCACTTTCGCCGCGTTCGCGATTATTGTCGCGGTCATCATCTATCTGGGAGTCTCCAAGGGTATCGAGAGATTCAGCATCATCTTCATGCCGATCTTCCTGGTACTTCTCGTCGGGCTCACCATCTATGTCCTCACCCTGCCGGGTGCCGGGGACGGTGTCGCATACTACTTCGAGTTCCGTCTGAGCGACGTCGACGGACAGACCTTCATCGCAGCTCTGGGACAGGCGTTCTTCTCGCTCTCCATCGCCATGGGGATCCTGATCACCTATGGTTCCTACATGAGCAGCGAAGAGAACATTGAGCGCTGCTCGCTCACTATCATCATTATCGATACCGCGGTCGCCATCGTCGCCGGACTCATGATCATCCCCATGGCCTACACTTCCATGGGAGGGGACATCTCTGGCGGTGCCGGACTCGTATTCATCACCCTGCCCCACATCTTCGGAGGCATGGGCATGGGAAGGGTCGTCGCTATCCTCTTCTTCGTCATGATCTCCTTCGCGGCCATAACCTCCGCGGTCTCCGTCCTGGAAGCGGTGGCCTCCACCGTAATGGACTCCCACAAGATCTCCCGTAACAGGGCGGTCACCCTCGTGATGATCCCCACCTTCGCCGCGGGCGTCCTGATCGCCCTGGGATACGGCCCGCTGGATTTCATCCAGATCGCCGGCAAGAATCTGCTGGATATCTTCGATTACGTCTCCAACACCATCATGATGCCTGTCGTCGCCTTCCTCATGTGCATATTCGTGGGTCATGTGATTGGTACCAAGGTCGTGACAGACGAGATAGAGAAGAACGGCGAGTTCAAGACCAAGACCCTCTATGTATTCTTCATAAAGTGGATCTGTCCCATATTGGTCGCCCTTATCCTCGCGGGCTCGTTCATCAAGTTCTGA
- a CDS encoding heat shock protein Hsp90: MAKKQFKTESKRILDMMINSIYTHKEIFLRELISNASDAIDKLNYKALSDQSLGVNRDDLKINVSVDKDARTVTVSDKGIGMTAEEMEKNLGYIAHSGTLEFKKSLEEGADSQAIGQFGVGFYSAFMVADKVTVISKAAGTEECSVWESDGVDGYSITPGEKDTVGTDVIMHIKEDADGEEYSEFLETNRLRELIEKYSDYIRWPIHMVVEESEWKETGEKDEKGEPKKGYVTTNVDKVINSMVPIWQKSKSEVDDAKCIEFYKDKFHDYEDPISVVRVNVEGNVTYKAMLFIPSKAPYDFYTRDFQPGLQLYSNGVLIMDKCADLLPYCFRFVRGVVDSPDFSLNISREVLQHDRQLKMVGSNLTKKIKADLERIMKDESEKYAEFWKSFGKQIKYGVVDQYGAQADMLKDLLQFSSVKEDKMISLAQYVSAMPEGQKKIYYVTAESAAHAKNLPQVEPVTEKGYDVLVFTDEIDTFVTNTLRNYNEKEFCNVTSDDLGIESEDEKKEAEKKDEEFKTVVDFAKETLGDAVKAVKISHKLKNHAVLLSTQGGITFEMEKYFKEMPGSGEGPGIKAERVLELNSEADAFKSLQNAIENDKERAAKIVKVMYGQACLMAGQPLDDPVEYSDLVLSMM; the protein is encoded by the coding sequence ATGGCAAAGAAACAATTCAAGACAGAATCCAAACGCATCTTGGATATGATGATTAACTCCATCTACACCCACAAGGAGATTTTCCTCAGGGAGCTCATTTCCAACGCTTCCGATGCTATCGACAAATTGAACTACAAGGCGCTTAGCGACCAATCCCTTGGCGTGAACAGGGACGATCTGAAGATCAACGTCTCCGTCGACAAGGATGCACGCACCGTCACCGTATCCGACAAGGGAATCGGAATGACTGCCGAAGAGATGGAGAAGAACCTCGGTTACATCGCACACAGCGGTACCCTGGAGTTCAAGAAATCCCTCGAAGAGGGAGCAGACAGTCAGGCCATCGGACAGTTCGGAGTCGGATTCTATTCCGCATTCATGGTCGCCGACAAGGTGACCGTCATCTCCAAAGCCGCCGGAACCGAGGAGTGCAGCGTATGGGAGAGCGACGGAGTCGACGGATACTCTATTACCCCTGGTGAGAAGGATACCGTCGGAACCGATGTCATCATGCACATCAAAGAGGATGCCGATGGCGAGGAATACAGTGAATTCCTGGAGACCAACAGGCTCAGGGAGCTCATCGAGAAGTATTCCGATTACATCCGCTGGCCTATCCACATGGTCGTGGAGGAAAGCGAGTGGAAGGAGACCGGAGAGAAGGACGAGAAGGGTGAGCCCAAGAAGGGATACGTTACCACCAACGTCGACAAGGTCATTAACAGCATGGTCCCTATCTGGCAGAAATCTAAGTCTGAGGTCGACGATGCGAAATGCATCGAGTTCTACAAGGACAAGTTCCATGACTACGAGGACCCGATCTCCGTGGTCAGGGTCAACGTCGAGGGTAACGTCACCTACAAGGCGATGCTGTTCATCCCCTCCAAAGCCCCCTACGATTTCTATACCAGGGACTTCCAGCCCGGACTCCAACTCTACAGCAACGGAGTCCTCATCATGGACAAGTGCGCAGACCTCCTGCCCTATTGCTTCCGCTTCGTCCGCGGAGTAGTGGATTCCCCTGATTTCAGCCTCAACATCTCCCGTGAGGTCCTGCAGCACGACCGTCAGCTCAAGATGGTCGGCAGCAACCTGACCAAGAAGATCAAGGCGGACCTCGAGCGCATCATGAAGGATGAGTCCGAGAAGTACGCTGAGTTCTGGAAGAGCTTCGGCAAGCAGATCAAATACGGTGTCGTAGACCAGTACGGCGCACAGGCGGATATGCTGAAGGACCTCCTCCAGTTCAGCTCGGTCAAGGAAGACAAGATGATCTCTCTGGCACAGTACGTATCGGCAATGCCCGAGGGCCAGAAGAAGATCTACTACGTGACCGCGGAATCGGCGGCCCATGCCAAGAACCTGCCTCAGGTCGAACCCGTGACCGAGAAGGGATACGACGTCCTGGTATTCACCGACGAAATCGATACTTTCGTTACCAACACCCTTAGGAACTACAACGAGAAGGAGTTCTGCAACGTCACTTCCGACGACCTCGGAATCGAGAGCGAGGACGAGAAGAAGGAGGCCGAGAAGAAGGACGAGGAGTTCAAGACCGTTGTTGATTTCGCCAAGGAGACCCTCGGAGATGCAGTCAAAGCCGTCAAGATCTCCCACAAGCTGAAGAACCATGCAGTCCTCCTTTCCACCCAGGGCGGAATTACCTTCGAGATGGAGAAGTACTTCAAGGAGATGCCTGGATCCGGAGAGGGTCCCGGAATCAAAGCCGAGCGTGTGCTCGAGCTGAACTCAGAAGCAGATGCCTTCAAATCTTTACAGAATGCAATCGAGAACGACAAGGAGCGCGCCGCCAAGATCGTCAAGGTCATGTACGGCCAGGC